The region CAGGCGTCAGCCCGTATACTTCGCCTTACGGCTTCGCACAGACCTGTGTTTTTGCTAAACAGTCGCTTGGGCCTTTTCACTGCGGCCCCCTCGGGCTATTCACCCTACCGAGGCACCCCTTCTCCCGAAGTTACGGGGTCATTTTGCCGAGTTCCTTAACGAGAGTTCTTCCGCGCGCCTTAGAATTCTCTTCTCGCCTACCTGTGTCGGTTTGCGGTACGGGCACCTTCTCCTGACTAGAGGCTTTTCTTGGCAGTGTGAGATCATGACCTTCGCTACTGTAATTTTCGCTCCCCATCACAGCCCAGCCTTACGGTGTGCGGATTTGCCTACACACCAGCCTCACTGCTTAGACGGACATCCATCAGTCCGCGTCACTACCCTCCTGCGTCACCCCATCGCTCATAGCGGATTACGGTGGTACAGTAATTTCAAACTGTTGTCCTTCGACTACGCCTTTCGGCCTCGCCTTAGGTCCCGACTTACCCTGAGCGGACGAGCCTTCCTCAGGAAACCTTGGGCTTTCGGCGGATCAGATTCTCACTGATCTTTTCGTTACTCATACCGGCATTCTCACTTGTATACTCTCCAGCGCTCCTTACGGTACACCTTCAACGTATATACAACGCTCCCCTACCCCAGATACAAAGTATCTAGCCATAGCTTCGGTGGTGTGTTTAGCCCCGTTACATTTTCGGCGCAGAGTCACTCGACCAGTGAGCTATTACGCACTCTTTCAATGGTGGCTGCTTCTAAGCCAACATCCTGGTTGTCTGTGCAACTCCACATCCTTTCCCACTTAACACACACTTGGGGACCTTAGCTGATGGTCTGGGCTGTTTCCCTTTTGACAATGGATCTTAGCACTCACTGTCTGACTCCCGGCAAGAAGTAAATGGCATTCGGAGTTTGACTGAGCTTGGTAACCCTTGCGGGCCCCGCACCCAATCAGTGCTCTACCTCCACCACTCCATTCACCGAGGCTAGCCCTAAAGCTATTTCGGGGAGAACCAGCTATCTCCGAGTTCGATTGGAATTTCTCCGCTACCCCCACCTCATCCCCGCATTTTTCAACATGCGTGGGTTCGGGCCTCCAGTGCGTGTTACCGCACCTTCACCCTGGACAGGGGTAGATCACACGGTTTCGGGTCTACGTCCACATACTTAATCGCCCTATTCAGACTCGCTTTCGCTGCGGCTCCGGCTTCTCACCTTAACCTTGCATGTTAAACGTAACTCGCCGGTTCATTCTACAAAAGGCACGCCATCACCCATAAAAAGGGCTCTGACTTTTTGTAAGCACACGGTTTCAGGTTCTATTTCACTCCCCTTCCGGGGTGCTTTTCACCTTTCCCTCACGGTACTGTTTCACTATCGGTCGCCAGGTAGTATTTAGCCTTAGCAGATGGTCCTGCTGGATTCATACGGGGTTTCACGTGCCCCGCACTACTCGGGATCCGTCTCGGAGAGAATACCATTTCGGCTACAGGGCTTTTACCTCTATCGCGGGCCTTTCCAGACCTCTTCGCCTACCATATTCCTTTGTAACTCCATGTGAGACGTCCCACAACCCCAAGAGGCAAGCCTCTTGGTTTAGGCTGTTCCGCGTTCGCTCGCCGCTACTGACGGAATCACTATTGTTTTCTCTTCCTCAGGGTACTTAGATGTTTCAGTTCCCCTGGTCTGCCTCTGCGTATCCTATGTATTCAGATACGAGTAACTGCGAATTACCACAGCTGGGTTTCCCCATTCGGACACCCCCGGATCAAAGCTTGCTTACAGCTCCCCGAGGCAGTTTCGTTGTTCGCCACGTCCTTCGTCGGCTCCTGGCGCCTAGGCATCCTCCGTGTGCTCTTAGTAGCTTAACCAATGTGTTTTCCCTAAGGAAAATCACGGTAGCAACTAATAACTATTTCCACTTGCTTACACAAGTTTCAGCTAAAAGATGTTCTAAAACGCAAATTCGTTTCGGTATCCAGTTTTCAAGGATCAAAGGTAAAGATGAGAGCTTAAACTCTCAAAACTGACCAACGAGTGAGTAACAGGCCTAAACCTGATTGGTTTGGAAGCGAAGCTTCCGATTTGAATGTTTCCGTTGCAGGAAACGATTCTCCATAGAAAGGAGGTGATCCAGCCGCACCTTCCGATACGGCTACCTTGTTACGACTTCACCCCAATCATCTACCCCACCTTCGGCGGCTGGCTCCCTTGCGGGTTACCCCACCGACTTCGGGTGTTGTAAACTCTCGTGGTGTGACGGGCGGTGTGTACAAGACCCGGGAACGTATTCACCGCGGCATGCTGATCCGCGATTACTAGCAATTCCGACTTCATGCAGGCGAGTTGCAGCCTGCAATCCGAACTGAGACCGGCTTTGCTGGGATTGGCTCCACCTCGCGGCTTCGCTTCCCGTTGTACCGGCCATTGTAGTACGTGTGTAGCCCAGGTCATAAGGGGCATGATGATTTGACGTCATCCCCACCTTCCTCCGGTTTGTCACCGGCAGTCACTCTAGAGTGCCCAGCTCAACCTGCTGGCAACTAAAGTCAAGGGTTGCGCTCGTTGCGGGACTTAACCCAACATCTCACGACACGAGCTGACGACAACCATGCACCACCTGTCTCAACTTTCCCCGAAGGGCACCTAATGCATCTCTGCTTCGTTAGTTGGATGTCAAGACCTGGTAAGGTTCTTCGCGTTGCTTCGAATTAAACCACATACTCCACTGCTTGTGCGGGTCCCCGTCAATTCCTTTGAGTTTCAGTCTTGCGACCGTACTCCCCAGGCGGAGTGCTTACTGTGTTAACTTCGGCACCAAGGGTATCGAAACCCCTAACACCTAGCACTCATCGTTTACGGCGTGGACTACCAGGGTATCTAATCCTGTTTGCTCCCCACGCTTTCGCGCCTCAGCGTCAGTTACAGCCCAGAAAGTCGCCTTCGCCACTGGTGTTCCTCCACATATCTACGCATTTCACCGCTACACGTGGAATTCCACTTTCCTCTTCTGTACTCAAGTCACCCAGTTTCCAGTGCGACCTCAGGTTGAGCCCAAGGTTTAAACACCAGACTTAAATAACCGCCTGCGCGCGCTTTACGCCCAATAATTCCGGACAACGCTTGCCCCCTACGTATTACCGCGGCTGCTGGCACGTAGTTAGCCGGGGCTTTCTTCTCAGGTACCGTCACTCCGGTAGCAGTTATTCTACCGGACGTTCTTCCCTGGCAACAGAGCTTTACGATCCGAAAACCTTCATCACTCACGCGGCGTTGCTCCGTCAGGCTTGCGCCCATTGCGGAAGATTCCCTACTGCTGCCTCCCGTAGGAGTCTGGGCCGTGTCTCAGTCCCAGTGTGGCCGTTCACCCTCTCAGGTCGGCTACGCATCGTCGCCTTGGTGGGCCGTTACCCCACCAACTAGCTAATGCGCCGCAGGCCCATCCCCAAGCAGCAGATTGCTCCGCCTTTCATTCTCTCCTCAGGAGAAGAAAGAAATTATCCGGTATTAGCTACCGTTTCCGGTAGTTATCCCAGGCTTGAGGGCAGGTTGCCTACGTGTTACTCACCCGTCCGCCGCTAAGTCTGAAAGGAAGCAAGCTTCCTTTCAAACTCCGCTCGACTTGCATGTATTAGGCACGCCGCCAGCGTTCGTCCTGAGCCAGGATCAAACTCTCCAAATTGGTATTTAGAAAGAGCGATTGCTCATTTTGAAACATCTGACGAGAATTTACATTCTCATTTTTGGATCTCACCGAAGTGATTTCCGATACTCACTCGTTGTTCAGTTTTCAAAGATCAAGCTCGTTGTTAGCGCCGCTTACCGCGTCACCAGCAACTTTTATAATATAACATGGATCAAACAACTATGCAACTATTATTTCAAAAGTTCTTGCTGAAGCAATACCATCAGCTCTTCCGCAGTATCCCAAACCAGAGGGCGTATCTCCTGAAGATGTATCCTTAATTTATCTGCCTCATCCCTTCTAACCGTCCAGATTACCGGAATATTCAACCCAAGCGCATAGCCCGCTGCCAGATATACCTCAGATGACTGGCCTGTGAGGTCCGCAATAACCAGCTTGCTGTCCGCCACAGGCACCAGGGAATTCGCAGCTTCATTCTTACTGGCAAGCAGACGGGGGAAATAGCCAAACTGCTCGATTTTGGCCCATAGCTTATCCTGCCACTCTGCCTGCAACTTCTCATCATCCGGCAGAAGAACCAGGCATTGTTGTAAAATCCGGCCGCCTGCAATTGCAGCAGCTTCCTCCCACCCCATAGGAGTCAAAGAGAAGTTCATACCTTCCCGGACTAACAGTTCCTCATTTTGCAGCCTGTCAATAATATAGACCAGCTCCTGCAGATTGGGAGAGTATGTCAGATTGTAGCTGCGGGACAGGGGATGAATGACCACCGGCTCCCCAGAGCCATCGCAATGCCTATGCAGATACTGCAGCAGCCTGTTTCCTTTATCCTCAGCAGTTACCGGAATACCCGGGGCATTCACAATCTCGTCCAGATCACTGAACGCAAGGATCACCTTCTCGCCACAATCCGTCTTTTCGCGGATATAGCCTGAGATCAGATGCAGCATGTCCCGCTTCTGCTGGAACGAGAGCGCAAGAATCGCCTCATAACTGTCTCTAACCAGACTGTAGCTTCCGCCAGGAGAGCAGGAGCAGTCGAAATACTGATCATACTCACCGTCTGCTGCAATGCGGACAATCTGATCGCAGAATGCACAATGTTTCTTTTGCATAACTATCACCTCTTCAGAATAGCATTCTCCCTACCTTACCAAAAATGGATTGAAAAGTGGACCGGAAATTCCTTCCTCCCCCTACGGAGCTTAGCGATTCTTCACCGAAATAGGTGCCGGCAAGCGGGCGGGACATTAGACGGGCTTCTACATTCCGCAAAACGCAAACCATGACGTGGAACTGGATGGTTTATACGCATTTATGTTATACTCCTTCGTATAATTTGGTGGGGAGGTGAACAATAAATGGGAAGGCGATTTTGCAAATGGATTGTGCTCATGAATTGATTCACTTCTCAGGCGGCTGTTCATGTCCATCATTAAGTTCTATAGGGTATGCAATCTAACTATAACTTGGAGGTGAATCCCTCTTCATGAGGGAAAAGCTTGGACCTAATAACAATCACTAATTTAATTATTCTTGCCATATTAATTGCTTTAACAGCCTTTTTTGTAGCTTCGGAATTTGCGGCCGTCAAAATCCGCATGTCGCGGATTGAACAATTGATTGATGAAGGAAATAAGAAAGCCGTTATTGCCAAAAAGGTTGTCGGTAATTTGGATTATTATCTGTCCGCCTGCCAGCTTGGAATTACAGTGACAGCCCTTGGTCTGGGAGCTATCGGTAAACCAGCCGTGGAGCGTATTCTGTACCCGGTCTTTGATTTCTTTAACTTGTCGGGCGCAACCGCTTCCGTTGCTTCCTATGCCATTGCGTTTATTTTTGTTACCTTCTTACATGTCGTAGTCGGTGAGATGGCACCCAAGACGCTGGCGATCCAGTTTTCCGAAAAGATGACGCTGCTGCTCTCTCCCCCACTGTACTGGTTCGGCAAAATTATGCATCCTTTTATCGTTGCCCTAAATGGAACTTCCCGGGTTATTCTGCGCCTGTTTGGAGTTAAACCCGCCGGACATGAAGATCATTATTCAGAAGAGGAGCTTCGGATCATTATGGCTCAAAGCTCCAAAGGCGGGGCGCTGAATGAAACGAAGCTGGAATATTTAGATAACGTATTTGCTTTTGATGAACGTATCGCCAAAGACATCATGATTCCAAGAACTGAAATGGTAGCTTTGGATTACGATATGTCGTATGAAGAGATCATAAGTGTCATTGATTCCAATAATTATAGTCGTTACCCGGTCACCCAGAATGGAAACAAGGATATCATTCATGGTGTGGTGAACATCAAAAAAATGCTTCCCCACATTATCGCCGGCCGGGAGCGTCATCTGAAGGATTTTGCCCGCAGCCTCCCCGTTGTAGCGTCTACGACCCCTATTAAGGAAGCGATGCTCAAAATGCAGCAGGAACAGATGCATATGGCCATGGTTGTCGATGAATATGGAGGTACGGCAGGGATTCTGACCTTGGAGGATATTCTTGAGGAGCTTGTCGGAGAAATCCGCGATGAGTTTGATGCAGATGAGCTTTCCGATATTCAGCAGATCGGCGAGCAGACCTATAGAATCAATGGACGTGTTTTGCTTGAAGAGATTGAACAGCAGTTTGGATTGGTCTTTGAGGACAGGGATGGCATAGATACCATCGGAGGCTGGATTCAATATAAAGCCGGCAATCCCGTGAACCCGGGGTACGAGCTTCAAGATAGCGGTCAACACTGGGTAATCACTGAAATGGACAACCTGCAGATCAAGCAGATCGTTCTTACGAGAGCATTAGAGCAACAGTCCTAAACGTATAACTATAACTTTTGGAGGTGAATCCCTCAGCCGGAGGGGAAAATTTGGACGGAGTCATAACTTTAAACTTAATTCTGGTAGCTGTCTTTATTGGTCTTACCGCTTTCTTTGTAGGCGCTGAGTTCGCTATTCTCAAGGTACGTATGTCCCGCATTGATCAACTGATCACGGAAGGCAACAAAAAAGCGGTGACCGCCAAAAAGGTTGCCCGCGATTTAGATTACTATCTATCCGCTTGTCAATTAGGGATTACGATAACGGCTTTGGTGCTTGGTGCGCTCGGTGAGCCAACCGTTGAGCGGGTTTTGCATCCGCTTTTCGACCAAATGGGTGTTCCTGCTGCCTTGTCTACAGTCTTGTCTTATCTGATCGCCTTGTCAATCATCACATTCCTGCATGTAGTCATTGGAGAGCTCGCACCCAAAACCCTGGCCATTCAATTTGCTGAAAAGATGACCCTACTGCTTGCTCCTCCGCTCTATTGGTTCGGCAAAATCACCTATCCGTTCATCGTTGCCCTGAATGGATCTGCAAGACTATTGCTCCGTATGTTTGGAGTAAAGCCTGCGGGACATGAAACGGTTCACTCTGAAGAAGAGCTGAAGTGGATTGTGGACCAAAGCTTTGAGAGCGGAGAAATCAACAAGACGGAACTTATCTATCTAAATAACATCTTCGCTTTTGATGAACGCAGACTTAGTGAGATTATTGTGCCCATTGAAAAAGTGGTAACTGTACAAATGGGAATGCCCGTCGATAAGTTAATTGAAATCGTGGGTGAGCATGACTACACCCGTTACCCCGTTGTAAGTCCAAATGAAGGCGAACCTTTCATAGGTTACATTAACACCAAAGAAATGTTGACCAGTATTGCAGCAGGACGAAGCGCGGACTGGCAAAAATTCGTGCACGAGATTCCAACATTTACGGAGACTGAGAACCTGCGGGATGTATTGTTGCGCATGCAGCACACCAGGGTCCATATGGCAAAAGTGACGGACAGCACCGGCAAGACTACCGGCATTGTGACCATGGAGGATCTTCTGGAAGAGATTGTTGGCGAGATTCGTGATGAGTCATTAAATATCAATGTTTCTCCTATCTCATAGGGAACCTATAGCATTGTACAAAAAAGGCCTGTTTCAAGGCCTTTTTTTGTATGCAGCTTAATTAAACTGCCAGCAGCTCAAGCTTAGATTACCGTACTGATAACTCCGGTGAAGCAGCTGCGCATTACGCCCCGTGTCCCCCGCTCCCATAGCGATGAACAGCGGAATAAAGTGTTCACTCGTCGGGACCGCCATCTCTGCATAGGGAGCAAGCTCATCATATTGGAACAGCGCTTCTGTATCCCATGCTTCCAGCTTCTCCTGAATCCAGTGATCGAACTGCTCGGCCCACCCGTTGACCTCATCCGAATTCCAGTTCAACCTCCGCAGATTATGAACGGTTCCCCCGCTGGCGATGATAAGCACATCCTGTTCACGCAGCGCCGCCAGCGCCTTGCCGATCTCATACTGCTGCGCATTAGACAGATCACGATTCACAGACATCGCTACAACCGGAATATCCGCCTCCGGATAGAGCAGCTTCAGCACAGCCCATGCGCCGTGATCTAGTCCTCTTTGTTCATCCCTGACATTCTTCACCCCACCCGCGGTCAAAAGCTTCTGAATCTGCTCCGCGAGAGCCGGATCACCATGTGCGGGATACGTCATCTGGTACAGCTCGTCCTGGAATCCGCCGAAGTCATAAATGGTATCATACGTTGCAGCCGCGCCCACGGACTGCACGGGTTCCTCCCAATGCGCTGAGAAGAGAACGATAGCTTTCGGTTTGGGCATATGGTCTTTGAACTCTTTTAACAGTTTGGTGTAGGCATTATCTTCAAGAACAATAGATGGAGCTCCGTGTGCAAAAAAATAGGAAGGCATCATCGATAATCACTCCTTATTAATAGTTAATCCGGCATCCTGCTTGAGCCATTGCAAGAAATCACGCTGGTTCTCTTCAGTTACGCCATGGTCGGACGGATAGAGTCTGAAGGTCAACCGTTCGGTTTGTCCCTCCAGATAGGCGGCAGTCTCATGTCCAATGCGCACCGGGAACACCGAATCGTATTCACCATGCGAAGCGAAGACAGACACGTTCTTGAGGCTACGGAGGTTATACTCCATTTTCACAAATTCCGGAATATATCCATTAAGCGCGACAATTCCTTTGAGTTGCTCCCCCATCGTAAGCGCAAGCGTCATGGACAGAATGGCCCCTTGGCTGAAGCCGAGCAAATAACGTCTGTCCGGATCGACCGGATACTGCTGCGTTGCATAGTGAATGAAGGCCTCAAGATCGCTGACCGCTTGGTCAAACATCTCACGTATGGGGTTGCCCAGGCTTTTCAAATCATAATATTGATACCCCGTACCCAGCAGCAGATTCCCGCGAACCCCGATAATAATGAACTCCTCAGCCAGCGGCGCCACCAGACCGAACATATTGCGCTCATTAGAGCCCTTGCCGTGAAAAGTAAAGATCACCGGGTACTTCCTGCCTTGCTCCAGCTTATCCGGTAAATGAACATCATATGAATATTTAGGATTCATCTTATTTTCCTCCATACCGAAGATCTTCGCTTAAATATTAGTTATAATAATATATTTTCTATATGAGTAATTTATCGCAACCTGCATTGACTTGTCAATAATAAAATTGTTAATATGAAAATAAGTTTAGTATTACAAATATTATGAAGGTGTGATCCCATGGATATCGGCGCTACAATACGGGCAATCCGCAAGCGGAAAAATATCACCATCGCGCAAATCTGCGACACTACCGGCCTATCCCAAGGCTTCATGAGCCAGGTCGAAACTAATAAGACATCACCTTCCATCGCTACACTTGAGAATATCGCTCAGGCTCTGAAGGTCCCGCTTGCATATTTGCTGCTAAAAAAAGAAGAACGCATGCAGATTGTCCGCAAGGATGAACGGAGAATCACCACCAGCGGCGCAGCTAAGCTAAAGGTTGAGCACCTCAGTTCCACCCAGAACGTCCGGATGTCGATCGTCGAGTTCCCTCCCGGTGCCATGATTGGGGATGCCCCCCATGCGCATGAAGGACAGGAGGTCCATGTCGTCCTTAAAGGGACTATCTATGCGCAGCAAGGGGAAGACGGAGCTGAATTTACCGAGGGTGATTCCTTTAGCTGGAATGCCTGCACCCCCCATTCCGTCAAAAATACGGGGGAAGACACCGCGATTGTGCTGATCTCCATCTACACTGAAAACGAAAACGGACAAGATATACTCTGAACAATTAAAAGCCCGTACTCTGGCTAATAGGCGGAGTGCGGGCTTTTATTCACATATTCGCTATCTCATTATATTCAACATGCTTCTGTATCTCCGTCACGATCATCTGCTGATTGATCTCTTGAATCTTATAGGCCTTGGCCTGTTCTCTGGAGGAGATCACTTTGTACCCAACATCTTTATAAATAATGGCGCAGTGATTCTCAATGGCTATGCCGGTTGTATTCATTCCCTTAACCATGTCCAAGAAATCTGCCTCGCGGTTGTCTTCATTATAATGAGGACAGTGAATCTCTGGTAATATCCCCATCGCCTTCAATTTGATATAGATCCTCTCTCCTGTAGTATCGAACGTCTCTGTGTCACTATGACCGTATTCGTACCAGCAGATCGAACCCGCACTCATCCCTGACAGCACAACCCCAGAGTCGTACGCTTGCTTCAGCAAAGTATCCACACCGTGCTCCCGCCAGATGTCCAGCATCATCCTCGTGTTACCGCCACCCACATAGATTAAATCGGCGGATAAGATCATGTCCTCTATTTCTTCTGGTGCATATGTATTTTTCGTCAGCAGTAAATGCTTGATCTCACACCCTAACCGGTCACCGTACACGAATTGAAAAGAGTCACAATACCCTTCTGCATCCATACTGGCTGTAGGAATGAACAATGCTTTGGGATTCCTTTTGTTCGTTAGATCTAAAATCGTCTGATCGATGGCCAAAGTCTCCAATTCGCTAAGCTCTCCTCCGCCAATCGCCACAATAATCCCCATCTTCATCACTCCTATTTAAAATATTGAAGCAGAACAAGAATACAAAAAAGCCCCGGATGCATGATGTCTTATTCAGACACACCGGGACTGACTCTGTTGATAGTTATAAAGGTTGGTTAAGATAATTCCCCCGCTGCCGCATTCCCTCAAACAGCAATATCGTCGCGGCCATTGCAGCGTTCAGTGATTCGGCGCGGCCAGCCATCGGGATCAGGATGCTTTTGTCGACAAGCCGGGCTGTCTCTGGCGAGATGCCTTGGCCTTCGCTGCCGATCAGCAGCCACTGGCTGCCGTGAAAATCATGGGTGTAGCAGGAATCCTCCGCCGTCAGCGAGGTGCTGACCAGCAGCGCCCCGCCCTCCCGCGCCTGCGGGAGAATGGTACTTAGCTCTCCCTCCACTACCGGGAGATGGAACATCGAGCCCATCGTGGACCGGATGGTCTTCGGGTTAAAGAGGTCGGCACAGCCTTGGCCGAGGATCACGCCGTCCGCACCCGCCGCATCCGCACTGCGGATGATGGTGCCTACATTGCCGGGGTCCTGGACCCCATCCAGCACCACAACCAGGCTGTCCGGCTTCGCCAGAATGGCCTCTAGGCCCTGTTGCTCCTTCCGCACAATGGCGAATACCGGCTGCGGGGTGCCCGTGCTGCTGCACTTCGCAACCACTGCCGCCGACACGCCGATGACCTCCATACCCTGTACGGCCTGAAGCAGCGGCTTCAGCTCAGACGGCATGCCTTTATCAAGGTCAAAAGCCAGGCATTCCACATCCGCTTCGGCTTGCAACGCCTCCTGCACCAGATGAATCCCTTCCACGATATATTTACCGGACCGGTCACGGTGCTTCTTCTCCTGCAGTCCGGCCCATTCCTTCACCCGCGTGTTCTGCGGCGACATAATTTCCATAGGGTCCTACCTTTCTGTTGCTTACAGATTCCTATTGATAAGCCATCTCCAGCTTCGTCAGATTATCCTTCCGTCCGACAATGACAAGAACATCACCATCGGTCAGGCGGTCCTCCGCTCTGGGGGAGATATTCATTTCCTCGCCTTGACGGATCGCCATAACATTGCACCCATATTTGGCGCGTATATCAAGCTCCTGCAGGTTCTTGCCCAGCATCGGCCCCGAGACCTTCATGTCGAGAATGCTGTACTCCGGTGACAGCTCGATGTAATCGAGGATGTTCGGAGAAGCGAGATGATGCGCCACGCGCATCCCCATGTCCCGCTCCGGGTAGATCACCTTATCTGCTCCGATTTTGCCCAGCACCTTGCCGTGCAGCTCACTTTTGGCTTTGGCAATAATGGCAGGCACGCCCAGATCCTTCAAGATCAGCGTTGTCAGAATACTGGCCTGAATATCCTCACCGATGGCGACTACCACCACATCGAAGTTACGGATGCCCAGCGCACGCAGTGCCTCTTCATCCGTGGAGTCCGCAGATACGGCATGTGTCACAATGTTGGAGATTTCCTGGGTGCGCTGTTCATCTGCATCAATGGCCAGCACCTCATAGCCCATCCCGCTGAGCGCCTTGGCCACACTTGAGCCGAAGCGGCCCATGCCGATGATCGCATACTGTTTTTTTGCCATTAAGCCTTGTCCCTCCCGCACATATAATACATCTCACACAGTATAGCATAAGCCGTTATAAACTTGAATGTTCAGCGCTCCCGCAGGGCACCTTATAAAAAGGCTGCTTACCTGACAAGCCCCTGCTTTCGAAGTCAGTTTTGCGATGCTGATTCAGGAAGCAGATGCTCACACAACTTTAAGGAGGCCGATTATGCCAGTCACGCTTGATTTGCGCCAGGCCATCATTCACAAGGTACACGGCCAGTCCGAAGAAGGTCTGCGGGAGGTCATTGAGAATTCCGTAGACGGGCCGGAAGCCGCGCTTCCCGGACTGGGTGTCGTCTTTGAGATGATCTGGAAGGACCTCGACCCTGCGAAGCAGGACCGGGTTCTCTCTATGCTGCACAGACATCTGGACAAGCTTACCCCAGGGTCTATCACCTCCTAGAGGAGGCCCATCCCGCCAAAAACCTCCGCACCCCACCGTGCAGCTGCACAGGTGGAGGCGGAGGTTTTTTATAGCCTAATCATACATATGACTTCACTGCTCAGCCTGCTTATATTACACCCATCAAGGTGCAGTCTCCAGGAACTTCGCGGTCGGATTCTTCTCCATCGCGGTCCGCATGGCGTATTCATTCTCGAACAGCACTACGTAATTGCCCTTCTTGTCGGTAACCAGAGTGGAGTTGATCCGGAATTTACTGGCATCCGGCTTGTTCTCATCCACGATCCAGCGTGCGAACTGGTAGCTCATCCGCTGCAGCTGCACATCCACGCCATACTCACCCTTCATGCGGTACTCGAACACCTCGAACTGCAGCTGTCCGACTACACCCAGCAGAATATCGTCGAAGTTGACGGTACGGAACACCTGGATCATGCCCTCTTCGGTCAGCTGGTCAATCCCCTTCTGGAATTGCTTCGACTTCAGTGCATTCTTGATGGTGACTTTGGAGAAAATCTCCGGCGAGAAGGTCGGCAGCTCATCAAATTCGATATCTCCGGCCTGACTGAGTGTGTCGCCAATGCGGAAGATGCCCGGGTCGAACAGACCGATAATATCCCCCGGATACGCTTCTTCCACGATATCCCGGTCCTGGGCAAGGAACTGCTGCGGCTGGGATAGCTTGATGTCTTTGCCGGCACGTACATGCTTCACACTCATTCCGCGCTCGAACTTGCCGGACACGATACGCAGGAAGGCGATACGGTCACGGTGTGCGGGATTCATGTTCGCCTGGATTTTGAATACATAGCCGGTGAATTTCTCATTCGTCGGTTCTACAGAGCCCGCTGTACTGCGGCGTGGTTCAGGCTTCGGCGCAAGCTCCAGGAAATTATCCAGGAACGTCTGCACACCGAAGTTGTTGATCGCACTGCCGAAGAATACCGGAGTAATCTCCCCGCGCAGCACCTTCTCATAGTCAAAAGGATCACCCGCCACATCCAGCAGCTCCAGATCCGCGCATAGCTGATCATGCAGGTACTCC is a window of Paenibacillus sp. FSL H3-0469 DNA encoding:
- a CDS encoding hemolysin family protein; amino-acid sequence: MDLITITNLIILAILIALTAFFVASEFAAVKIRMSRIEQLIDEGNKKAVIAKKVVGNLDYYLSACQLGITVTALGLGAIGKPAVERILYPVFDFFNLSGATASVASYAIAFIFVTFLHVVVGEMAPKTLAIQFSEKMTLLLSPPLYWFGKIMHPFIVALNGTSRVILRLFGVKPAGHEDHYSEEELRIIMAQSSKGGALNETKLEYLDNVFAFDERIAKDIMIPRTEMVALDYDMSYEEIISVIDSNNYSRYPVTQNGNKDIIHGVVNIKKMLPHIIAGRERHLKDFARSLPVVASTTPIKEAMLKMQQEQMHMAMVVDEYGGTAGILTLEDILEELVGEIRDEFDADELSDIQQIGEQTYRINGRVLLEEIEQQFGLVFEDRDGIDTIGGWIQYKAGNPVNPGYELQDSGQHWVITEMDNLQIKQIVLTRALEQQS
- a CDS encoding hemolysin family protein, which gives rise to MDGVITLNLILVAVFIGLTAFFVGAEFAILKVRMSRIDQLITEGNKKAVTAKKVARDLDYYLSACQLGITITALVLGALGEPTVERVLHPLFDQMGVPAALSTVLSYLIALSIITFLHVVIGELAPKTLAIQFAEKMTLLLAPPLYWFGKITYPFIVALNGSARLLLRMFGVKPAGHETVHSEEELKWIVDQSFESGEINKTELIYLNNIFAFDERRLSEIIVPIEKVVTVQMGMPVDKLIEIVGEHDYTRYPVVSPNEGEPFIGYINTKEMLTSIAAGRSADWQKFVHEIPTFTETENLRDVLLRMQHTRVHMAKVTDSTGKTTGIVTMEDLLEEIVGEIRDESLNINVSPIS
- a CDS encoding class III extradiol ring-cleavage dioxygenase, yielding MMPSYFFAHGAPSIVLEDNAYTKLLKEFKDHMPKPKAIVLFSAHWEEPVQSVGAAATYDTIYDFGGFQDELYQMTYPAHGDPALAEQIQKLLTAGGVKNVRDEQRGLDHGAWAVLKLLYPEADIPVVAMSVNRDLSNAQQYEIGKALAALREQDVLIIASGGTVHNLRRLNWNSDEVNGWAEQFDHWIQEKLEAWDTEALFQYDELAPYAEMAVPTSEHFIPLFIAMGAGDTGRNAQLLHRSYQYGNLSLSCWQFN
- a CDS encoding dienelactone hydrolase family protein — translated: MNPKYSYDVHLPDKLEQGRKYPVIFTFHGKGSNERNMFGLVAPLAEEFIIIGVRGNLLLGTGYQYYDLKSLGNPIREMFDQAVSDLEAFIHYATQQYPVDPDRRYLLGFSQGAILSMTLALTMGEQLKGIVALNGYIPEFVKMEYNLRSLKNVSVFASHGEYDSVFPVRIGHETAAYLEGQTERLTFRLYPSDHGVTEENQRDFLQWLKQDAGLTINKE
- a CDS encoding helix-turn-helix domain-containing protein, encoding MDIGATIRAIRKRKNITIAQICDTTGLSQGFMSQVETNKTSPSIATLENIAQALKVPLAYLLLKKEERMQIVRKDERRITTSGAAKLKVEHLSSTQNVRMSIVEFPPGAMIGDAPHAHEGQEVHVVLKGTIYAQQGEDGAEFTEGDSFSWNACTPHSVKNTGEDTAIVLISIYTENENGQDIL
- a CDS encoding peptidase E, whose translation is MGIIVAIGGGELSELETLAIDQTILDLTNKRNPKALFIPTASMDAEGYCDSFQFVYGDRLGCEIKHLLLTKNTYAPEEIEDMILSADLIYVGGGNTRMMLDIWREHGVDTLLKQAYDSGVVLSGMSAGSICWYEYGHSDTETFDTTGERIYIKLKAMGILPEIHCPHYNEDNREADFLDMVKGMNTTGIAIENHCAIIYKDVGYKVISSREQAKAYKIQEINQQMIVTEIQKHVEYNEIANM
- a CDS encoding RNA methyltransferase — its product is MEIMSPQNTRVKEWAGLQEKKHRDRSGKYIVEGIHLVQEALQAEADVECLAFDLDKGMPSELKPLLQAVQGMEVIGVSAAVVAKCSSTGTPQPVFAIVRKEQQGLEAILAKPDSLVVVLDGVQDPGNVGTIIRSADAAGADGVILGQGCADLFNPKTIRSTMGSMFHLPVVEGELSTILPQAREGGALLVSTSLTAEDSCYTHDFHGSQWLLIGSEGQGISPETARLVDKSILIPMAGRAESLNAAMAATILLFEGMRQRGNYLNQPL